The genomic region ACTTCCAAGTAAATGGTTTCATTTGCTTGGAAGTTACAACCATTTTAACTTTAATGACAGATTGAAAAACCGCTTTTATTTTGAGGATGTCTCCCCGGTTTGCAGCTGGGTTTTGATGGTATCCCCACGATTTCTTGTACCTTATACCCTACACCTTATACCTTTCACCTTTCACCTTTCTCCTTTCACCTTTCTCCTTTCTCCTTTCCCCTGCAACACCTCATGGAGTACCTGGGTCAACTCTTCCATTTTATAAGGCTTGCCGATCACCGCTTTAAAGCCGTAACCGGCGAAATCGGCCATTACCGGATCATGGGAGTAGCCGCTGGAAACAATTCCTTTCGCCAGCGGATCGATTTTCAATAAGGCGGTCATCAGTTCTTCCCCCCCCATTCCCCCGGGTACGGTTAAATCGGCAATCACCACGGCAAAGGGTTGACCTTCTACCATGGCCTGCTGGTAAGCTTTGACAGCCTGTTGCCCGTCAGCGGTAATCTCGGACTCATAACCGGCAAATTCCAGCATCTCAGCAAGAATCTCCTGGATTACCACATCATCATCCATCACCAGGATTTTTGCTGACCCCTTTTCCAGACTAACCTCCTCCTTTTTCTCATTGTTTGCTTCAATACAACCTCTGGCCGCCGGCAGATAAAATAGAAACGTCGCCCCTGCTCCCGGTTTTGAGAAAGCAGTCAGCAAACCATGATGGTTTTTGATAATCGAATAGCAGGATGCCAGGCCCAATCCCCGTCCTTCATCCTTGGTGCTGAAATAAGGGTCAAATATCTGCGCCATAATTTCCCGGGGAATTCCGGATCCCTGATCACGAACTGTAAGTTTTACATACTCACCGGGCGACAGTGTTTCCACCTCTCCCTCGGTTTCCACCTGAATATTTTCCGCGGTGATCTCAATTTCACCACCGTCAGGCATTGCCTGATCGGCATTAAGCACCAGATTATGGATGACCTGGCTGATCTGGCCGGTATCAACAACCGCCAAATGAAGATCAGCGGCAATGTTGAAAATGGGTTTTACCATGGAACCACGCAAGGCAAAGCTTACTGATTCACTGATAAGCTCCGGCAACTGCACCTCTTTAGTAACCGGCGCCCCGCCCCGGGAAAAGGTCAGCAGCTGCTGGGTGAGACCGGCAGCCCGCTGGACCGCTTTTTCCGCCTCTTCAAGTTTGTGGTCAACCTCAGTCGGCAACGACTTTCCAAGACGGGCCAGCGCCAGGTTGCCACCGATTCCCTGGAGCAGATTATTGAAATCATGGGCAATCCCGCCGGCCAGCAGGCCAACGGATTTAATCTTTTCCGCTTTCAGCAATTCATTCTGCAACCGCTGTTTTTCCGTCAAATCGCGAAAGACCAACACCACTCCGATAACCTCGCCCTGCTGGTCGACAATAGGGGCGGCACTGTCACCAATCACCAGCTCGCTGCCATCATGGGCAACCAGAACCGTACCATTGGCTAGTTCCGCCGGTCGGTCGGAAGCAAGCACCTGATCCACCGGATTTTCCCGAATATCTCTTGAATTTTCATCAATAATGATGAAAATTTCAGCCAGCGGACGCCCAACCGCCTGTTCATGATCCCAGCCGGTCATACGTTCCGCTTCCAGATTAATCATGACCACCCGGCCATGGGTATCAACGGTAATCACCCCGTCACCAATACTGCGCAAGGTAACCGCCAGCCGCTCCCGTTCAGCCGCCAGAATCTCTTCCACCCGTTTACGGTCGGTGATATCACGGTTGCTGCCGCGAATTCCCAGGTTCTCACCATCAACACCGGTTACCGGCCGACAGATATGTTCAAACCAGCGAACCTTGCCATCCTTCCGCCGAATGCGAAATTCAATCGGCAGAAAACGTCCCTCTGCTGTGACCTCATGCCGGTGACCGATAAAAATATGGTGATCTTCAGGCAGCACCAGCTTACGCATCAGCCGGTAATCCGCTAGAAATTCAGCCGGGGCGTAGCCGGTCAATTCTTCACATGAGGGCGAGACAAAAAGGAATTTCCCCGCAGGATCCCGCCAGCACTCCATATCATAGGCAAAATCAGTTATCGTCCGGTAGCGCTGTTCACTGAGACGAAGATTCTCCTCGGCCAACTGACGGCTATTGCGATCTTCTTTCAATGCCGTCACCATCCGGTTGAAATGATCGGCAAGATTTCCCACTTCATCACGGGGGAAGTCAGTCAAGGAAAAATCCAGATCGCCATCGGTAATCTGTTTGGTTCCGGCAGTTAACCTGGCCATGGACCGGGTAATGGAACGGGCAATAATCCAGGCAGTCAGGAGCACCAACAGCAGAGCTGAGGCAAAGGCAAATAAAAAGTTTTTTTTCAACTTATGAAGCAGAAAATAGGCCTGATCCCGGGGAATTTCATTCACTACCAGCAGCGGGATGCCGGAAATTTTCCGGGCTATACCCACTACCGGCTGGCCATCTAAGTCCTGATATTCGGCAAAAGCAAAGGTTTTACCCTTCATAATCGCGGCAACCACCGGCAATCCGGTCACATTTTCTGCCGTCAACACCAGATTAATATCAGGATGGGAAACAATTTTTCCGGTTTCAGCCACAATGTAAAGTTGTCCACTGTTACTGAAAGGATGGTAATCAGCAAGCTCGGCAAAGAGATTCTTCAAGCTGATTTCAGCCCGCAAGGTTCCAAGATTCTCACTGGTTAACGGATCATGGAGCGGATAGATAATCTGCAGTTGCGGCTCCTGGTTCCAGCTTACAAATGAAATCAGACGATCGCCACCAAATTCCCTGTGAGGAACTTTAGTTTCATCAGCAATATAACCATAGCGGAACAAGGATGCCTGGACCCGATCTTTTGAATCAGCAGCTATAATTTTCAGAATCTCTTTATTTTTCTCATAGGGGTAGCGCAAAAAGTGCTGGTCAGCAACCTCCCCCTCAAGCCGTTGACTCAGAAAGCGAAGCTCACGATCGATCGAACCAATTCTTTCAGCAATGATATTCTCCGCCACCTCCAGCCTGGCCTGGCCAAGTTCCTGTAATCTCAACTGTTGAGACTTAAAAATTACCTGTGAAAACATGACTATCCCAAATCCCAGGGGGATCATGGCCACCAGCAAAAAACCGACCAACAGTTTACTGAACAGACTGAACCTCATCGAATCACCTCATCAGCCCGCTGCAAAATATCCCGGGAAATGGGTAAGCCAAGTGACTTGGCCTCTTTCAATGACACCACCAGCCTTACTTTATCCGGATTTTGCACCGGCAGTTTGCCCACCTCGGCACCCTGAAAAACCTGGACTGCCATCCAGGCCGCCTGGAAACCCACATCATAGACATCCGGGCTGTAACCCATAACCCCGCCTTTGGCCAACAGCACATTATCAATGACCATCAAGGGCAGCTTTTCCCGCCGGGAAGCGGCCACCAACTCGCCAAACATGGCCATGGGCAAAGGATCGGGAACCATGAAAATACCATCAACATCATTGCTGGAAAGCCGCTCACAGGCGGTTTTCATCTCTTTGGCATCGCGGACATGGAGATGAATGATCTCCATGCCGCTCTCTACCACCACCACTTTGAGAAACCGGTCAATATGATCTTCAAGAAATCCCTCTCCAGGATTATGGAAAACAGCCACTTTCCTGATCGATGGAAACGTTTCTTTAAACAACACCAGCCTTTTTGACAGCAGGGAAAAGGAAAGATGGCTGATCCCGGAAATATTTCCCCCGGGTTCTTTTAGTGAAGCCACTATCTTGGAGTCTAGAGGGTCGGAAACGGTAGTGAACAGTACCGGTATTTCTTTACCTTCGGTGGCCTTTTTGACTTCCTGGACCACCGGTGTGGTTACGGCCAAAATCAAATCATAGTGATGCTGGATAAGCTCTCGCACCAACACCGGAATACTCTCCCTGTTCTTATTGACATTATGGACGCTGTATTGCACATCCACACCTTTCCGGTAGCCGGCCGCCGTCAAACCGTCACGAAAACCGTCAGCAGATTTTAAAAACGGGGCGCCATAGAC from Pseudomonadota bacterium harbors:
- a CDS encoding ABC transporter substrate-binding protein, which translates into the protein MSRENNCWLKKLACWWPGNPHRQLKSCCLLVLLMVVVLLPAVSGMAESVPRSSPMRKVGIIVYGAPFLKSADGFRDGLTAAGYRKGVDVQYSVHNVNKNRESIPVLVRELIQHHYDLILAVTTPVVQEVKKATEGKEIPVLFTTVSDPLDSKIVASLKEPGGNISGISHLSFSLLSKRLVLFKETFPSIRKVAVFHNPGEGFLEDHIDRFLKVVVVESGMEIIHLHVRDAKEMKTACERLSSNDVDGIFMVPDPLPMAMFGELVAASRREKLPLMVIDNVLLAKGGVMGYSPDVYDVGFQAAWMAVQVFQGAEVGKLPVQNPDKVRLVVSLKEAKSLGLPISRDILQRADEVIR
- a CDS encoding PAS domain S-box protein; the protein is MRFSLFSKLLVGFLLVAMIPLGFGIVMFSQVIFKSQQLRLQELGQARLEVAENIIAERIGSIDRELRFLSQRLEGEVADQHFLRYPYEKNKEILKIIAADSKDRVQASLFRYGYIADETKVPHREFGGDRLISFVSWNQEPQLQIIYPLHDPLTSENLGTLRAEISLKNLFAELADYHPFSNSGQLYIVAETGKIVSHPDINLVLTAENVTGLPVVAAIMKGKTFAFAEYQDLDGQPVVGIARKISGIPLLVVNEIPRDQAYFLLHKLKKNFLFAFASALLLVLLTAWIIARSITRSMARLTAGTKQITDGDLDFSLTDFPRDEVGNLADHFNRMVTALKEDRNSRQLAEENLRLSEQRYRTITDFAYDMECWRDPAGKFLFVSPSCEELTGYAPAEFLADYRLMRKLVLPEDHHIFIGHRHEVTAEGRFLPIEFRIRRKDGKVRWFEHICRPVTGVDGENLGIRGSNRDITDRKRVEEILAAERERLAVTLRSIGDGVITVDTHGRVVMINLEAERMTGWDHEQAVGRPLAEIFIIIDENSRDIRENPVDQVLASDRPAELANGTVLVAHDGSELVIGDSAAPIVDQQGEVIGVVLVFRDLTEKQRLQNELLKAEKIKSVGLLAGGIAHDFNNLLQGIGGNLALARLGKSLPTEVDHKLEEAEKAVQRAAGLTQQLLTFSRGGAPVTKEVQLPELISESVSFALRGSMVKPIFNIAADLHLAVVDTGQISQVIHNLVLNADQAMPDGGEIEITAENIQVETEGEVETLSPGEYVKLTVRDQGSGIPREIMAQIFDPYFSTKDEGRGLGLASCYSIIKNHHGLLTAFSKPGAGATFLFYLPAARGCIEANNEKKEEVSLEKGSAKILVMDDDVVIQEILAEMLEFAGYESEITADGQQAVKAYQQAMVEGQPFAVVIADLTVPGGMGGEELMTALLKIDPLAKGIVSSGYSHDPVMADFAGYGFKAVIGKPYKMEELTQVLHEVLQGKGERRKVKGER